The following are from one region of the Halorussus rarus genome:
- a CDS encoding NADH:flavin oxidoreductase/NADH oxidase, which translates to MTDHLFSPLEIRGTTVRNRVAVSPMCQYSCDRDGLATDWHEVHLGSRATGGAGVVMTEATAVEPRGRITPNDLGIWSDDHAGALAPIAEFIAERGATPGIQLAHAGRKASKTRPWEGSRPLGPDDGGWETVAPSANPYPYGEAADDGETVEPAATRKMDREDIEAVKGSFVAAAERALDAGFEIAEVHAAHGYLLHEFLSPVTNRRDDEYGGDFEGRTRLVREVVAAVREVWPGDRPVFVRVSASDWLPDRESWTVEDTARLAPLLAEAGADLVDVSSGGIHPDQQIPQTGPNYQVRYAERVGEATEALVGAVGGITESAQADALIRNDRADLAIVGREHLRDPYFALHAAEELGMQDEVEWPVQYRRAAE; encoded by the coding sequence ATGACCGACCACCTGTTCAGTCCGCTGGAGATCCGAGGGACGACGGTCCGGAACCGGGTCGCCGTATCGCCGATGTGCCAGTACTCCTGCGACCGGGACGGCCTGGCCACCGACTGGCACGAGGTCCACCTCGGGAGCCGGGCCACCGGCGGCGCTGGCGTCGTGATGACCGAGGCGACCGCCGTGGAACCGCGAGGTCGCATCACGCCGAACGACCTGGGCATCTGGAGCGACGACCACGCCGGGGCGCTCGCTCCGATCGCGGAGTTCATCGCGGAGCGCGGCGCGACGCCCGGCATCCAGCTCGCCCACGCCGGCCGGAAGGCCAGCAAGACCCGACCGTGGGAGGGGAGCCGCCCACTCGGCCCCGACGACGGCGGCTGGGAGACCGTCGCGCCGAGCGCGAACCCCTATCCGTACGGCGAAGCGGCCGACGACGGCGAGACCGTCGAACCGGCCGCGACCCGGAAGATGGACCGCGAGGACATCGAGGCCGTCAAAGGGAGCTTCGTCGCGGCGGCCGAGCGCGCGCTCGACGCCGGCTTCGAGATCGCGGAGGTCCACGCCGCCCACGGCTACCTGCTCCACGAGTTCCTGTCGCCGGTCACGAACCGCCGCGACGACGAGTACGGCGGCGACTTCGAGGGCCGGACCCGGCTGGTCCGGGAGGTCGTCGCGGCGGTCCGGGAGGTCTGGCCCGGCGACCGCCCCGTCTTCGTCCGGGTCTCGGCGAGCGACTGGCTGCCCGACCGCGAGTCGTGGACCGTCGAGGACACCGCCCGCCTCGCGCCGCTGCTCGCCGAGGCCGGCGCGGACCTCGTGGACGTGAGTTCGGGCGGTATCCATCCCGACCAGCAGATTCCCCAGACGGGACCGAACTACCAGGTGCGGTACGCCGAGCGCGTGGGCGAGGCGACCGAGGCGCTCGTCGGCGCGGTCGGCGGCATCACCGAATCCGCGCAGGCCGACGCCCTGATTCGCAACGACCGCGCGGATCTCGCCATCGTGGGCCGGGAGCACCTCCGGGACCCCT
- a CDS encoding DUF7504 family protein, producing the protein MSGEERRGNRSAARFRHRLADLKRNGSNILLVGAEGLDAACVRLLGESSAGRRYRLFVTTDAGPATVRSKLGGIESGQADEEAVVVDWPADVRGSAAGVARSTGDRPNADDRSIQWVRVDGGDLRELGETVEAAVERFDPGVEGFSPAELRLCFDSITPLIADYDDRDVRRFLLGMTETVERFDGMAHYHLPVAYDSEAVESVEALFDAVVEVQYGEEGLEQRWHLADPDITTDWLPL; encoded by the coding sequence ATGTCCGGGGAGGAACGAAGGGGGAACAGGTCGGCGGCGCGGTTTCGCCATCGGCTGGCCGACCTGAAGCGCAACGGGAGCAACATCCTGCTCGTCGGCGCCGAGGGACTCGACGCGGCCTGCGTCCGCCTGCTGGGCGAGTCGAGCGCCGGCCGACGGTACCGACTGTTCGTGACGACCGACGCCGGACCGGCGACGGTCCGGTCGAAACTCGGCGGAATCGAATCTGGGCAGGCCGACGAGGAAGCCGTCGTCGTGGACTGGCCGGCCGACGTGCGGGGGAGCGCGGCCGGCGTCGCCCGGAGTACCGGCGACCGACCGAACGCCGACGACCGGTCGATTCAATGGGTTCGCGTCGACGGCGGCGACCTCCGGGAACTCGGCGAGACCGTCGAGGCCGCCGTCGAGCGGTTCGATCCCGGGGTCGAGGGGTTCTCGCCCGCGGAGCTCCGGCTCTGCTTCGACTCGATAACGCCGCTGATCGCCGACTACGACGACAGGGACGTCCGCCGGTTCCTGCTCGGGATGACCGAGACCGTCGAGCGGTTCGACGGGATGGCCCACTACCACCTGCCGGTCGCGTACGACTCGGAGGCGGTCGAGTCCGTCGAGGCGCTGTTCGACGCGGTGGTCGAGGTCCAGTACGGCGAGGAGGGGCTCGAACAGCGCTGGCACCTCGCCGACCCCGACATCACGACCGACTGGCTTCCCCTGTAA
- the dpsA gene encoding DNA starvation/stationary phase protection protein DpsA: MSEQRQVLQRAGTVEDNPVRFDAQKAGQMVEALNADLAATYVLYHQLRKHSWSVNGLRAADLRRFFDDAAVEAERHADALARRIGAVGGVPVSGPAAFERHSPVPFEGEDVYDVRSSLSSDLDAYGDLIESVSSHIELAESLGDHATGTVLREQLVDLEARAHAIHGFLAPDAAARR, from the coding sequence GTGAGCGAACAGCGGCAGGTACTCCAGCGGGCGGGCACCGTCGAGGACAACCCGGTCCGGTTCGACGCCCAGAAGGCCGGCCAGATGGTCGAGGCGCTGAACGCCGACCTCGCGGCGACCTACGTCCTCTACCACCAGCTCCGCAAGCACTCCTGGAGCGTAAACGGACTCCGGGCCGCCGACCTCCGGCGGTTCTTCGACGACGCGGCCGTCGAGGCCGAGCGCCACGCCGACGCGCTGGCCCGCCGCATCGGCGCCGTCGGCGGCGTGCCCGTGAGCGGGCCGGCGGCGTTCGAGCGCCACAGCCCCGTCCCCTTCGAGGGCGAGGACGTCTACGACGTCCGGTCCTCGCTGTCGAGCGACCTCGACGCGTACGGCGACCTCATCGAGAGCGTGAGCAGCCACATCGAACTCGCCGAGAGCCTCGGCGATCACGCCACCGGAACCGTCCTCCGCGAGCAACTGGTCGACCTCGAAGCCCGCGCCCACGCCATCCACGGCTTCCTCGCGCCCGACGCGGCGGCGCGTCGGTGA
- a CDS encoding carbon-nitrogen hydrolase family protein yields MTDAESSVGPPTVAACQMAVTDLDVPANVDAVCERVRDLPPAVDVALFPEYALTGFVADGRVREAALSRDGDALARLGDLAADAGCGLLVGFVEEASGCESTCYNAVAYLHPDGDRTVYRKRHLWADEREVLAPGRERVTVETPVGTTGLLTCYDLNFVGESAAFAVSEVDALFVVGAWPAAHSQNWKLLLRARALDGVRWVVGAGRTGRKTVGDPTAYAGRSRVVRPDGSVQAGLNRGERDLVADLDPAVLAECREFIPVFE; encoded by the coding sequence GTGACTGACGCCGAGTCCTCGGTCGGACCGCCGACCGTCGCGGCCTGCCAGATGGCGGTCACCGACCTCGACGTGCCGGCGAACGTCGACGCCGTCTGCGAGCGCGTCCGCGACCTCCCGCCGGCGGTCGACGTCGCCCTGTTCCCCGAGTACGCGCTGACCGGCTTCGTCGCCGACGGGCGCGTTCGCGAGGCCGCTCTCTCGCGCGACGGCGACGCACTCGCCCGGCTGGGCGACCTCGCGGCCGACGCCGGCTGCGGCCTCCTCGTCGGGTTCGTCGAGGAGGCGAGTGGGTGTGAATCGACCTGCTACAACGCCGTCGCCTACCTTCACCCTGACGGCGACCGGACGGTGTACCGGAAGCGCCACCTCTGGGCCGACGAGCGCGAGGTGCTCGCTCCGGGCCGCGAGCGCGTCACGGTCGAGACGCCGGTCGGCACGACCGGACTGCTCACCTGCTACGACCTCAACTTCGTCGGCGAGAGCGCGGCCTTCGCCGTTTCGGAGGTGGACGCCCTCTTCGTAGTGGGCGCGTGGCCCGCCGCCCACAGCCAGAACTGGAAGCTCCTGCTCCGCGCCCGGGCGCTCGACGGGGTCCGCTGGGTCGTCGGCGCGGGCCGGACCGGTCGGAAAACGGTCGGCGACCCCACCGCGTACGCCGGGCGCTCGCGGGTCGTCAGACCGGACGGGAGCGTCCAGGCCGGCCTGAACCGCGGCGAGCGCGACCTGGTGGCCGACCTCGACCCCGCGGTGCTCGCGGAGTGTCGGGAGTTCATCCCGGTGTTCGAGTGA
- a CDS encoding aldehyde dehydrogenase family protein: MSQQPLQRRERLYIDGEWLDADDVLEVTDLADGGTFAQVAAASPELADRALAASQAAQAAMRETTIPQRAAWMDQIADGLLDRKEELAEVVVREAGKPVSSARGEVESAAERFRRAKEEIRAMKGEFREGTTAGHEGWNAIVKHEPIGTVLAITPYNYPLATTALEVAPALATGNSVILKPASDTPVSAAILADIISEVEEIPSGAFNFVSGSASRIGDVLAGDDRINMVAMTGSSAAGKHVAKESGMVELHMELGGNAPAVVFPDADLSEVAGACAKGSFKYAGQRCSAVSRVLAHESVHDEIVDRLEAEMDGWQPGDLFDEDTTMGPLINEGQAEWVEELVEDAVEKGADLVRGGERDGIHFEPTLLANVPHDARIVHEEQFGPVAAVTTFETEDEAVEIANRGELALDAAVFTKDYDRAMDLSDRLDAGAVRINGAPSHGLGDIPFGGNKASGIGRQGLHDTIQEMVRQKSIIL, from the coding sequence ATGTCCCAACAACCACTCCAGCGTCGGGAACGTCTCTACATCGACGGCGAATGGCTCGACGCCGACGACGTGCTCGAAGTCACCGACCTCGCGGACGGCGGCACGTTCGCGCAGGTCGCGGCCGCCAGCCCCGAACTGGCCGACCGGGCGCTCGCGGCGTCACAGGCGGCCCAGGCGGCGATGCGCGAGACGACCATCCCCCAGCGCGCCGCGTGGATGGACCAGATCGCCGACGGGCTGCTCGACCGCAAGGAGGAGCTCGCGGAGGTCGTCGTCCGGGAGGCCGGCAAGCCCGTCTCGTCGGCCCGCGGCGAGGTCGAGAGCGCGGCCGAGCGGTTCCGCCGGGCGAAGGAGGAGATCCGCGCGATGAAGGGCGAGTTCCGCGAGGGCACCACGGCGGGCCACGAGGGCTGGAACGCCATCGTCAAGCACGAGCCCATCGGGACCGTGCTGGCCATCACGCCGTACAACTACCCCCTCGCGACCACGGCGCTGGAGGTCGCGCCCGCGCTCGCGACCGGTAACTCGGTCATCCTCAAGCCCGCCAGCGACACGCCGGTCAGTGCGGCTATCCTGGCGGACATAATTTCTGAGGTCGAGGAGATTCCGAGCGGCGCGTTCAACTTCGTCTCCGGGAGCGCGAGCCGGATCGGCGACGTCCTGGCGGGCGACGACCGCATCAACATGGTGGCGATGACCGGCTCCAGCGCGGCCGGCAAGCACGTCGCCAAGGAGAGCGGGATGGTCGAGCTCCACATGGAGCTCGGCGGGAACGCGCCCGCGGTCGTCTTCCCCGACGCGGACCTCTCGGAGGTGGCCGGCGCGTGCGCCAAGGGCTCGTTCAAGTACGCCGGCCAGCGGTGCTCGGCGGTCAGCCGGGTGCTGGCCCACGAGTCGGTCCACGACGAGATCGTCGACCGACTGGAGGCCGAGATGGACGGCTGGCAGCCCGGCGACCTCTTCGACGAGGACACCACGATGGGGCCGCTCATCAACGAGGGCCAGGCCGAGTGGGTCGAGGAACTGGTCGAGGACGCGGTCGAGAAGGGCGCCGACCTCGTGCGCGGGGGCGAGCGCGACGGCATCCACTTCGAGCCGACGCTGCTGGCGAACGTCCCCCACGACGCCCGCATCGTCCACGAGGAGCAGTTCGGCCCGGTCGCGGCGGTCACGACCTTCGAGACCGAGGACGAGGCGGTCGAGATCGCCAACCGCGGCGAACTCGCGCTCGACGCCGCCGTGTTCACCAAGGACTACGACCGCGCGATGGACCTGAGCGACCGGCTGGACGCGGGCGCGGTCCGCATCAACGGCGCGCCGAGCCACGGTCTCGGCGACATCCCGTTCGGCGGCAACAAGGCCTCCGGCATCGGCCGCCAGGGCCTTCACGACACCATCCAGGAGATGGTTCGCCAGAAGAGCATCATCCTCTGA
- a CDS encoding cellulase family glycosylhydrolase translates to MDEDLRGVSGAVYLPQKDWNAYQMWADYRNDVVERDLGYASGIGLNSLRVLASYEYWREDGPSFFAHVEHFLTACEARDIRPLVVLFEAPPEDPPSEENLRATDPKRAFGVHSPSRPEILQPRNWKGYDRSPIHFARRWAQEYAGDGRLLATEIMNEPGDVQPRRDFVTDALRTVRTAAPDAPLTMGTRDVRYARYYDCEALDDLPGLDAYQFHMNLPKRPAEAYEYVTEQRALADEIAAEARAERSDSSESHVPLWCTEWQRTLEEPPSRFAPNLASLAPTVRKAHAEGKIDGDYFWSLMLRPAYLRRPREKGRVNGLFHADGAVYSRADAEVLAGRPLAVPDRHALPASWNAHRFPYPGPMADGPIRSADATQSDGGAPDGSLRSGLRPDDAETADAPAPVADGPTLIRDLHETMVDRLKDALGLDSRSK, encoded by the coding sequence GTGGACGAGGACCTCCGAGGCGTCAGCGGGGCGGTGTACCTCCCCCAGAAGGACTGGAACGCCTACCAGATGTGGGCCGACTACCGGAACGACGTCGTCGAGCGCGACCTGGGATACGCGTCCGGAATCGGACTGAACAGCCTCCGCGTCCTCGCGTCCTACGAGTACTGGCGGGAAGACGGCCCCTCCTTCTTCGCGCACGTCGAACACTTCCTCACCGCCTGCGAGGCGCGGGACATCCGCCCGCTCGTCGTCCTGTTCGAGGCCCCGCCCGAGGACCCGCCGAGCGAGGAGAACCTCCGCGCCACCGACCCGAAGCGCGCGTTCGGCGTCCACTCGCCCTCCCGGCCGGAGATACTCCAGCCGCGCAACTGGAAGGGGTACGACCGGTCGCCGATCCACTTCGCCCGCCGGTGGGCCCAGGAGTACGCCGGCGACGGCCGACTGCTCGCCACCGAGATCATGAACGAACCCGGAGACGTCCAGCCTCGGCGGGACTTCGTGACCGACGCGCTCCGAACCGTCAGGACGGCGGCGCCAGACGCCCCGCTCACGATGGGAACCAGGGACGTGCGGTACGCCCGGTACTACGACTGCGAGGCGCTCGACGACCTCCCCGGCCTCGACGCCTACCAGTTCCACATGAACCTCCCGAAGCGACCGGCCGAGGCCTACGAGTACGTGACCGAGCAGCGCGCGCTCGCCGACGAGATCGCCGCGGAGGCCCGAGCAGAGCGGAGTGACAGTTCAGAATCGCATGTCCCCCTCTGGTGCACCGAGTGGCAGCGCACCCTGGAGGAGCCGCCCTCTCGGTTCGCGCCGAACCTCGCCAGCCTCGCGCCGACCGTCCGGAAGGCCCACGCCGAGGGGAAGATCGACGGCGACTACTTCTGGAGCCTGATGCTCCGGCCGGCCTACCTGCGGAGACCCCGCGAGAAGGGCCGGGTCAACGGGCTGTTCCACGCCGACGGCGCGGTCTACTCCCGGGCCGACGCGGAGGTGCTGGCCGGCCGCCCGCTCGCGGTCCCGGACCGCCACGCCCTGCCGGCGTCGTGGAACGCCCACCGGTTCCCGTATCCGGGACCGATGGCCGACGGGCCGATCCGGTCGGCGGACGCGACTCAGTCCGACGGGGGCGCCCCCGACGGCTCACTCCGGTCCGGCCTCCGGCCGGACGACGCCGAGACCGCCGACGCCCCCGCACCGGTCGCGGACGGTCCGACCCTCATCCGCGACCTCCACGAGACGATGGTCGACCGTCTCAAGGACGCGCTCGGACTCGACTCGCGCAGTAAGTAG
- a CDS encoding IS6 family transposase: MTKNDRLSGSSPWIDLAFVERERTPQPAIEVGIRLHLAGLSLSNTKRELEKLGVERSRTVIHNWVQKADLQPTSDSVPNQIAVDETVIRVNGERCWLYAAVNPATNEFLHVRLFQTLTTQLTVLFLRELREKQQVEQATFLVDGAQHLHTALTRLGLRFQYVRHGNRNRAERVFREVKRRTSSFANAFRNTEIETAESWLQAFAVWHNSCQT; this comes from the coding sequence ATGACCAAAAACGACCGCCTCAGTGGTTCTAGTCCGTGGATCGACTTGGCGTTTGTGGAGCGAGAACGGACACCCCAGCCTGCGATTGAAGTAGGTATTCGCCTCCACTTGGCGGGACTTTCACTCTCGAATACCAAACGAGAACTTGAAAAGTTGGGTGTCGAACGGAGTCGCACCGTGATCCACAACTGGGTGCAGAAAGCCGATCTACAGCCGACTAGCGATTCAGTTCCGAATCAGATTGCAGTAGACGAGACGGTGATTCGGGTCAATGGTGAACGGTGTTGGCTGTACGCCGCGGTCAATCCCGCAACGAACGAATTCCTCCATGTACGGTTGTTTCAGACACTTACGACTCAACTCACGGTGCTGTTCTTGAGAGAACTCCGCGAGAAACAGCAGGTCGAGCAAGCCACGTTTCTGGTCGATGGAGCGCAGCATCTTCACACGGCGCTGACCCGGCTAGGGCTCCGATTTCAGTATGTTCGCCATGGAAATCGGAACCGCGCTGAACGTGTCTTCCGCGAGGTAAAACGACGAACCTCATCGTTTGCGAATGCATTCCGCAACACTGAGATAGAAACAGCTGAATCGTGGTTGCAAGCCTTCGCCGTCTGGCACAACTCATGCCAAACTTAA
- a CDS encoding Cdc6/Cdc18 family protein — protein sequence MGSFDFVREYSPYTNREALLDDYTPDTLVGRDDELDEYHGALQPAIYGEQPDNIFLYGKAGVGKTAATRFLLNKLEDNAEQYDDLDVRTEIINCDGLNSSYRVASNLVNTMRNPSNHISETGYSRSQVYDLMWEELDDYGGIILIVLDEIDHLKDDSILYQLSRARENENLTEARIGLIGISNDLTFRDSLSPKVRSSLCERAISFSTYDANELRAVLEQRKNVAFKDDVLTDDVVPLCAAFGAQESGDARKALDLLLKAGDLAREENDEEVTEQHVRRGRELLEREQVARGIADLNDHERLVVYALATLEAEGDTPARSREIYTRYKSLADAAGKSPLTARWLREHLDDLAMLGILNVTEINEGSAGGKYREYDLQQDLAVVLDALEETFESMGVHASVKDYL from the coding sequence ATGGGCTCTTTCGACTTCGTCAGGGAGTACTCACCCTACACCAACCGCGAGGCGCTGCTGGACGACTACACGCCCGACACGCTGGTGGGCCGCGACGACGAACTGGACGAGTATCACGGCGCGCTCCAGCCGGCCATCTACGGCGAGCAGCCCGACAACATCTTCCTCTACGGCAAGGCCGGGGTGGGCAAGACCGCGGCCACGCGCTTTCTCCTGAACAAGCTCGAGGACAACGCCGAGCAGTACGACGACCTCGACGTCCGGACCGAGATCATCAACTGCGACGGGCTCAACTCCTCGTACCGGGTCGCCAGCAACCTGGTCAACACGATGCGGAACCCCTCGAACCACATCAGCGAGACGGGCTACTCGCGCTCGCAGGTGTACGACCTGATGTGGGAGGAGCTCGACGACTACGGCGGCATCATCCTCATCGTGCTCGACGAGATCGACCACCTCAAGGACGACTCCATTCTCTACCAGCTCTCGCGGGCCCGCGAGAACGAGAACCTCACCGAGGCCCGCATCGGCCTCATCGGCATCAGCAACGATCTCACGTTCCGCGACTCGCTCTCGCCGAAGGTCCGCTCCTCGCTCTGCGAACGGGCCATCTCGTTCTCGACGTACGACGCCAACGAACTCCGGGCGGTGCTCGAACAGCGCAAGAACGTCGCGTTCAAGGACGACGTGCTGACCGACGACGTGGTCCCGCTCTGCGCCGCGTTCGGCGCCCAGGAGTCGGGCGACGCCCGGAAGGCGCTCGACCTCCTGCTGAAGGCCGGCGACCTCGCCCGCGAGGAGAACGACGAGGAGGTCACCGAGCAGCACGTCCGCCGCGGCCGCGAACTGTTAGAGCGCGAGCAGGTCGCCCGCGGCATCGCGGACCTCAACGACCACGAGCGGCTCGTCGTCTACGCCCTCGCCACGCTCGAAGCCGAGGGCGACACCCCGGCCCGCTCTCGCGAGATCTACACCCGCTACAAGTCGCTGGCCGACGCCGCCGGTAAGAGTCCGCTCACGGCCCGCTGGCTCCGCGAGCACCTCGACGACCTCGCCATGCTCGGCATCCTCAACGTCACCGAGATAAACGAGGGGTCGGCCGGCGGCAAGTACCGGGAGTACGACCTCCAGCAGGACCTCGCGGTCGTGCTCGACGCGCTCGAGGAGACGTTCGAGTCGATGGGCGTCCACGCGAGCGTGAAGGACTACCTCTAG
- a CDS encoding efflux RND transporter permease subunit has translation MALDYQRVIDWLDDRIVERPGRVVAAFLIVTAVFAVGAFQVSTESGTESFAEDVPEQTALEAVDREFESPFGPATTTTQLVHTGENVVSKRGLTRMLTLLSRLDDRTELRIVGTTSPASVVARTLDPNATTPEEQLRAVERASPARVDAAVRAAARDNPAFRTLLSEDFNPVSARASASVSLVEHAVPALADEGSTGTDPLTPIQRQMQRVAASVGGDVRVFGAGIIADEFGSVIGDTLVIVVPAAAILIVVFLLVAYRDLADLLVGVAALVMAIIWTFGFMGFAGIAFNQLLIAVPPLLLAVGIDFGIHAVNRYREDREALVAGETAAGPGDDLVGAAMRRATDQLLVAFFIVTATSVIGFASNLTSAIGPIRDFGVVASVGIVFTALIFGVSVPAAKVLLDRARERYPIPTFSQRPLGSEDSALGRALTGGVVVARRAPIVFLVVTAALTAGATGYATGVDTSFSEEQFLPPAETPGYLRALPEPFRPNEYTVTRDINFLRDNFETGEDEQVVVYVEAPMTRDTALETVHRAGADPPDTFVVEDGRASERSIVTVVRSLAATDPEFARLVARNDRDGNGVPDDDLGAIYDALFDSEYAALASQYLAEDRRSARVVYAVEADADPAEVTEDARTVADRYRYEAVATGDIVVFQAIADLIFESAIVSLAVALAGTAVFLVLVYGILVGRPSLGVANLIPIVVTVAALAATMRAVGISLNAFTATVLAITIGLGIDYSVHVVHRFVDELEAGAGSDESPASAGRSDSPGGSDPRAALSRTITGTGGALTGSVLTTVFGIGVLVLAVFPAIGQFGLLTALSVVYSYVASLAVLPSVLAVWARYLGPGASLDAADGAVAREAE, from the coding sequence GTGGCACTCGACTACCAGCGCGTCATCGACTGGCTGGACGACCGCATCGTGGAGCGACCGGGCCGGGTTGTCGCCGCCTTCCTCATCGTGACCGCGGTCTTCGCGGTGGGCGCGTTCCAGGTCTCCACTGAGTCGGGCACCGAGAGCTTCGCCGAGGACGTGCCCGAGCAGACCGCGCTGGAGGCGGTCGACCGGGAGTTCGAGTCGCCCTTCGGCCCGGCCACGACCACGACCCAGCTCGTCCACACCGGCGAGAACGTCGTCTCGAAGCGCGGCCTGACCCGGATGCTGACGCTGCTCTCCCGACTCGACGACCGGACCGAACTCCGGATCGTCGGGACGACGAGCCCCGCGAGCGTCGTCGCGCGCACGCTCGACCCGAACGCCACCACCCCCGAGGAGCAACTCCGCGCGGTCGAGCGTGCTTCGCCCGCGCGCGTCGATGCCGCGGTCCGGGCCGCCGCCCGCGATAATCCGGCCTTCCGGACCCTGCTGAGCGAGGACTTCAATCCCGTGTCGGCTCGCGCGTCCGCGTCGGTCTCGCTCGTCGAGCACGCCGTCCCGGCGCTCGCCGACGAGGGGTCGACCGGAACCGACCCGCTGACGCCCATCCAGCGCCAGATGCAGCGAGTTGCGGCCTCGGTCGGCGGCGACGTCCGGGTGTTCGGCGCGGGCATAATCGCCGACGAGTTCGGGAGCGTCATCGGCGACACGCTCGTCATCGTGGTCCCGGCCGCCGCGATTCTCATCGTCGTCTTCCTCCTCGTCGCGTACCGCGACCTCGCGGACCTGCTGGTCGGCGTCGCCGCGCTCGTGATGGCCATCATCTGGACGTTCGGCTTCATGGGGTTCGCGGGCATCGCGTTCAACCAGTTGCTCATCGCGGTCCCGCCGCTCCTGCTCGCGGTCGGCATCGACTTCGGTATCCACGCGGTCAACCGCTACCGGGAGGACCGCGAGGCGCTGGTCGCGGGCGAAACGGCCGCCGGACCCGGCGACGACCTCGTCGGGGCCGCGATGCGGCGCGCGACCGACCAGTTGCTCGTCGCCTTCTTCATCGTCACCGCCACCTCGGTCATCGGGTTCGCCTCGAACCTCACCAGCGCGATCGGACCCATCCGGGACTTCGGCGTCGTCGCCAGCGTCGGCATCGTCTTCACGGCGCTCATCTTCGGCGTCTCCGTCCCGGCGGCCAAGGTCCTGCTCGACCGCGCCCGAGAGCGCTACCCGATCCCGACGTTCAGCCAGCGACCGCTCGGCTCCGAAGACTCGGCGCTGGGTCGGGCGCTGACCGGCGGGGTCGTCGTCGCCCGGCGCGCGCCGATCGTCTTCCTCGTGGTGACCGCGGCGCTCACGGCCGGCGCGACCGGCTACGCGACCGGGGTGGACACCTCCTTCAGCGAGGAGCAGTTCCTCCCGCCCGCGGAGACGCCCGGCTACCTCCGGGCGCTGCCCGAACCGTTCAGGCCGAACGAGTACACCGTCACGCGGGATATCAATTTCCTCCGGGACAACTTCGAGACCGGGGAGGACGAGCAGGTCGTCGTCTACGTCGAGGCGCCGATGACCCGCGACACCGCCCTGGAGACCGTCCACCGGGCCGGCGCGGACCCGCCGGACACGTTCGTCGTCGAGGACGGCCGCGCCAGCGAGCGGAGCATCGTGACCGTCGTCCGGTCGCTGGCCGCCACCGACCCCGAGTTCGCCCGGCTGGTCGCGCGCAACGACCGGGACGGCAACGGGGTCCCCGACGACGACCTCGGAGCGATCTACGACGCGCTGTTCGACTCGGAGTACGCCGCGCTCGCGAGTCAGTACCTGGCAGAGGACCGCCGGAGCGCCCGCGTGGTCTACGCGGTCGAGGCCGACGCCGACCCCGCCGAGGTCACCGAGGACGCCCGAACGGTCGCCGACCGCTACCGGTACGAGGCCGTCGCCACGGGCGACATCGTGGTGTTCCAGGCCATCGCGGACCTCATCTTCGAGTCGGCCATCGTCAGCCTCGCGGTCGCGCTCGCCGGCACCGCGGTCTTCCTGGTCCTGGTCTACGGTATCCTCGTGGGCCGGCCCTCGCTCGGCGTCGCGAACCTGATTCCCATCGTGGTGACGGTCGCGGCGCTCGCGGCCACCATGCGCGCGGTCGGCATCTCGCTCAACGCCTTCACCGCGACCGTCCTGGCCATCACCATCGGACTCGGCATCGACTACTCGGTCCACGTCGTCCACCGGTTCGTCGACGAACTGGAAGCAGGAGCCGGGTCGGACGAATCGCCGGCGTCCGCAGGCCGGTCCGACTCGCCCGGCGGAAGCGACCCCCGTGCCGCGCTCTCGCGGACCATCACCGGCACGGGCGGCGCGCTGACCGGCAGCGTCCTCACGACCGTCTTCGGCATCGGGGTGCTCGTGCTCGCAGTGTTCCCGGCTATCGGCCAGTTCGGCCTGCTCACCGCGCTGAGCGTGGTCTACTCCTACGTCGCGTCGCTCGCGGTCCTCCCGTCGGTGCTCGCCGTCTGGGCGCGGTACCTCGGCCCGGGCGCGTCGCTCGACGCGGCCGACGGAGCCGTCGCTCGAGAGGCGGAGTAG